A single window of Desulfovibrio sp. G11 DNA harbors:
- a CDS encoding IS256 family transposase, whose protein sequence is MEAIRMHSKKKVPVIAVDEEELRTHVSEVVRQSVEETLNGLLDAEADTLCQARRYERNAERASTRAGHYERNLQTKAGTVQLKVPKLRHMPFETAIIERYRRRESSVEEALVEMYLAGVSVRRVEDITEALWGSRVSPSTISDLNQKIFERVEEWRNRPLEPKSPYIFVDGIWLKRSWGGEVQNVSVLVAIGVSTGGFREILGVAEGSREDAESWRQFLRYLRERGLEQIDLVVSDKSLGLLEALGEFYPDAKWQRCVVHFYRNVLHAVPRGKAKEVALMLKAVHAQEDKEAAHRKSVEVISKLRAQRLEKAARIVESGCDETLSYYDFPVAHWRHIRTNNPLERLNREIRRRTRVVGSFPDGHAALMLVAARLRYMAGQKWGTQRYMNMNQEISV, encoded by the coding sequence ATGGAAGCTATCAGGATGCACAGTAAAAAGAAAGTTCCGGTGATTGCTGTCGATGAAGAAGAATTGCGCACACACGTTTCCGAGGTTGTGCGCCAAAGTGTCGAGGAGACCTTGAACGGCCTGCTAGATGCGGAAGCTGATACCCTTTGTCAGGCCCGACGCTATGAACGCAACGCGGAGCGCGCCAGTACCCGCGCTGGACATTACGAGCGGAATTTGCAGACCAAGGCCGGCACGGTTCAGCTCAAGGTTCCCAAGCTGCGGCACATGCCGTTTGAAACCGCGATCATCGAACGATACCGTCGCCGGGAAAGTTCAGTGGAAGAAGCCTTGGTAGAGATGTACCTGGCAGGCGTGTCGGTACGTCGGGTCGAGGATATTACCGAGGCTCTTTGGGGCAGTCGAGTCAGTCCAAGCACAATAAGCGACTTGAATCAAAAGATTTTTGAGCGGGTTGAGGAATGGCGCAATCGACCACTTGAACCGAAATCCCCGTACATTTTTGTGGATGGAATATGGCTGAAACGCTCTTGGGGCGGTGAAGTTCAAAACGTATCTGTGCTAGTAGCCATTGGCGTGAGTACCGGCGGCTTCCGTGAAATTCTCGGAGTGGCAGAAGGATCACGTGAGGATGCAGAAAGCTGGCGGCAATTTCTTCGATATCTCCGAGAGCGTGGCCTCGAACAGATAGACCTTGTTGTATCTGATAAAAGCCTTGGCTTACTGGAGGCGCTTGGAGAATTTTACCCAGATGCCAAATGGCAGCGCTGCGTGGTGCATTTTTATCGCAACGTACTGCATGCGGTTCCTCGCGGTAAAGCCAAAGAAGTTGCTTTGATGCTCAAAGCTGTTCATGCCCAAGAGGACAAAGAGGCCGCACACCGGAAATCGGTGGAAGTGATAAGCAAGTTACGAGCGCAACGTCTTGAGAAGGCAGCCAGAATAGTGGAATCCGGCTGTGACGAAACGCTTTCGTATTATGATTTTCCCGTGGCCCACTGGCGGCACATCAGGACAAACAATCCGCTTGAGCGTTTGAACCGTGAAATTCGCCGTCGAACCAGAGTAGTGGGCAGTTTTCCGGATGGTCATGCTGCCCTGATGTTGGTGGCTGCCCGCCTGCGCTATATGGCAGGCCAAAAGTGGGGTACGCAACGGTATATGAACATGAATCAAGAGATATCGGTTTAA
- a CDS encoding type VI secretion system contractile sheath large subunit codes for MKLNNEITKKQRGEIERILSNWTNYLNSVPPASDEVKVHRWFGANTQIVKKDDFNQGLRRIIDETRMKLEASSVQHQ; via the coding sequence ATGAAATTGAATAATGAGATTACAAAGAAACAACGTGGTGAGATTGAACGTATTTTATCAAACTGGACAAACTATCTTAACAGTGTGCCGCCAGCTTCAGATGAAGTCAAAGTGCACAGATGGTTTGGAGCGAATACGCAGATTGTAAAAAAAGATGATTTTAATCAGGGGCTAAGAAGGATTATTGACGAAACAAGAATGAAGCTGGAGGCATCCTCGGTTCAGCATCAATAA
- a CDS encoding cytochrome c3 family protein, with product MKTLVITLFALTFLWAGGAQARSVKEMSQAIKEPIEIEASGSKRMNVMFPHTAHKGISCFHCHHEEGSDGRYVACTECHATPGARERDPMSMFMAFHSKNSDRSCLGCHKKLAAENPGKFPQFKGCRPCHMSPAAREAAEAAKAAKK from the coding sequence CCCTGGTCATCACTCTTTTTGCCCTGACGTTTCTGTGGGCTGGCGGCGCGCAGGCCCGCAGCGTCAAAGAGATGTCGCAAGCCATCAAGGAACCCATTGAAATTGAAGCTTCCGGCTCCAAGCGCATGAACGTCATGTTTCCCCATACCGCACACAAGGGTATTTCCTGCTTCCACTGCCACCACGAGGAAGGCAGCGATGGCCGCTATGTGGCCTGTACCGAGTGTCACGCCACGCCCGGCGCGCGTGAGCGCGACCCCATGAGTATGTTCATGGCGTTCCACTCCAAAAACAGCGACCGCTCGTGCCTTGGCTGCCACAAGAAGCTTGCTGCTGAAAATCCGGGCAAGTTCCCGCAGTTCAAGGGCTGCCGTCCTTGTCACATGAGCCCCGCCGCGCGTGAAGCCGCCGAGGCCGCCAAGGCTGCCAAAAAATAG